Within Pelistega ratti, the genomic segment CCAAATTTAAGGGCTGTTTTTCCATCTAAACCTCTATTTTTTAGATAGTCAATCGCTTCAGGGGCTTGTTTTAGCTGTTGTTTATACCATTTTTGTGCTTTTTCTAAGCACTCATGTAATAAATCAGTTTTGGTTTTTCGCTCTATTTCTTGTGCAATTTGACGTGATGATCGTTTTTGTTCGGGTACTTGTAATCCAACACGACTGGCTAATGTTTTAACTGCCTCAGGGAAAGTCATTCCCAAATGCTTCATCAGAAAATCAATAGCATTACCGCCTTGACCACAACTAAAGCAATGAAAAAACTGTTTTTGGGGGCTTACTGAAAAGGAAGGGCTTTTCTCTTGATGGAAAGGACAGAGGCCAAATAAACTTGTACCTCTTTTTTTTAGCTGTACATACTGCCCAACCACGTCTTCAACATGAACGCGGTTGAGCACTTCCTGAACAAAGGATTCAGGAATCATAATACGACATTAGTATAAGCGTGGAGGTAATTGTTGGCTACGGATACGTTTGTAATGACGTTTTACCGCAGCTGCGTGTTTACGTTTACGCTCTGTTGTTGGTTTTTCATAAAATTCACGAGCACGTAAATCAGTCAATAAACCTGTTTTTTCAATAGTACGTTTGAAACGACGTAAAGCAGCCTCAAATGGCTCATTTTCTTTTAGACGAACGCTTGGCATTCAAAAATCCTTTAAATTTAATATATTGATTATATATAACAAATAATCAATGGTAATCTATAAAAAATACAAGACTAACCCTGTAAAGGGTTATTAATGTTTGGGGGTAATCAAACTATTTTACCCAACAAACAGCTAAAAAATCACCTGACCTTTTGAGTATGATGTAATGATCAAAGGTGAATAAAACGCTATCATAATAGTTAAAACACTATTGTTATCACTATCATTCACCTAAAATCAATTACTTAATTTTAGAATAATCTGCCATTTTAGCAGAAATTAATCGTTTTGTACACCTTTTCGGATCCAAGCCTCTAATTGATGAGGACGTAAACTATCATAATCTTCAAAGGGTTGATGAATCCATGGATTAGTTGGTAATTTATCAACATAGTAAAAAGGTTCTACTTTAGAGTGACCTTTCCACCATAATACCGCTGAACGCATTTCTTCAATATCCGGAAATTGTGTCAATAAATGATCATAGACCTTACTAAAAGTTAATCCTGTATCTACCATATCATCTACAAGTAATACACGTCCCGATAAAGTACCACGGGTAATTGTGATAAATTTTGCAATATCTAACTGCCCCTGTTGTGTACCTGCTGCTTCACGATAAGAACTGGTCGCCAAAATACCTAAAGGAACATCAAAAATCCGTGATAAGACATCCCCTACTCGCACACCACCACGTGCTAGGCAAATAATCGTATCAAATTTCCAACCTGATTGATAAACAGTTAATGCTAACCGTTCTATGAGACGGTTATAGCTATCCCAACTCACCCATAAATCTGTATCTGTACTCTGAGGAAGACTCATTATTATTAACCCTCTAAAATATTCGTTAGCATAATTGTTTCTTGGCGATCAGGGCCAGTAGAAATCATGGCAATAGGTACTTCACAAATTTCTTGCATACGCACTAAGAATTTACGTGCATTTTCAGGAAGTTTTGCATATTCAGTTACCCCTTTGGTTGATTCAGTCCACCCCGGAATCATTTCAATAATCGGTACAACTTTTGTACAATCATTTGCCCCATAAGGTAGGATATCTACTTTTTTACCATCTACCTCATAGCCCACACAAATACCCACTTCTTTTAAACCATCTAATACATCTAACTTGGTAACACATAAGCCAGAAAGACCATTTACAATAGCCGAACGTTTAAGTGCTGCGGCATCAAACCAACCACAACGGCGAGGACGACCCGTTACTGAACCGAACTCTTGACCGACTTTGGCAATATGTGCACCAATTTCATTATGCAATTCACTTGGGAAAGGGCCAGATCCTACACGTGTCGTATAGGCTTTCGTAATACCTAAAACATAGTGTAAGGAAGAAGGGCCCACACCAGCACCAGCAGATGCCTGTCCTGCAACACAATTACTGCTTGTTACAAAGGGATATGTTCCATGATCAATATCTAATAAAGCACCTTGCGCTCCCTCAAATAAGAGAGATTTACCTGCTTTTTGTACTTGATAAAGCTCTTCTGCGACATCAGCCACCATAGGCTTAATTTGTTTAGCCCATTCTTTAACTTGAAGTAAGATTTCATCATACGAAAGCGTTTCTGCTTTAAGATAATTGGCTAAAATAAAATTATGGTAGGCTAATACTTCTTGTAGTTTAGCTTCTAGTATTTCTTCTTGGAATAAATCCTGTACACGAATCGCACGACGAGCAACTTTATCCTCATACGCAGGCCCAATACCACGACCTGTTGT encodes:
- the rpsU gene encoding 30S ribosomal protein S21, with protein sequence MPSVRLKENEPFEAALRRFKRTIEKTGLLTDLRAREFYEKPTTERKRKHAAAVKRHYKRIRSQQLPPRLY
- a CDS encoding phosphoribosyltransferase is translated as MSLPQSTDTDLWVSWDSYNRLIERLALTVYQSGWKFDTIICLARGGVRVGDVLSRIFDVPLGILATSSYREAAGTQQGQLDIAKFITITRGTLSGRVLLVDDMVDTGLTFSKVYDHLLTQFPDIEEMRSAVLWWKGHSKVEPFYYVDKLPTNPWIHQPFEDYDSLRPHQLEAWIRKGVQND
- a CDS encoding adenylosuccinate synthase — protein: MNKNVVVIGTQWGDEGKGKIVDWLAENVHGVVRFQGGHNAGHTLWINGKKTILRLIPSGIMHPHTTCYIGNGVVLSPEALLKEIGELEDAGVEVCSRLKISEATTLILPYHIAIDQAREAAKGDAKIGTTGRGIGPAYEDKVARRAIRVQDLFQEEILEAKLQEVLAYHNFILANYLKAETLSYDEILLQVKEWAKQIKPMVADVAEELYQVQKAGKSLLFEGAQGALLDIDHGTYPFVTSSNCVAGQASAGAGVGPSSLHYVLGITKAYTTRVGSGPFPSELHNEIGAHIAKVGQEFGSVTGRPRRCGWFDAAALKRSAIVNGLSGLCVTKLDVLDGLKEVGICVGYEVDGKKVDILPYGANDCTKVVPIIEMIPGWTESTKGVTEYAKLPENARKFLVRMQEICEVPIAMISTGPDRQETIMLTNILEG